In the Halobellus sp. MBLA0158 genome, one interval contains:
- a CDS encoding DUF7558 family protein: protein MQQTLTGCAFCDAPPGTETGEAHTWGEDERVTHPICVDCAIQTRPDPDERDHVACDGCGLVVDTLAALTRFRVELGHLEGPIQLCAHCSPGGLATYWTRDLDEHLVTD, encoded by the coding sequence ATGCAGCAGACGCTCACTGGCTGCGCGTTCTGCGACGCCCCGCCCGGCACCGAGACTGGCGAGGCCCACACCTGGGGGGAGGACGAACGGGTCACCCACCCGATCTGTGTCGACTGCGCGATTCAGACGCGGCCGGATCCCGACGAGCGCGATCACGTCGCCTGTGACGGCTGTGGACTGGTCGTCGACACACTTGCGGCACTCACCCGGTTCCGGGTCGAACTGGGGCATCTGGAAGGCCCGATACAGCTGTGCGCCCACTGTAGTCCGGGCGGACTCGCGACGTACTGGACGCGCGATCTCGATGAGCATCTCGTCACGGACTGA